A window of the Spinacia oleracea cultivar Varoflay unplaced genomic scaffold, BTI_SOV_V1 SOVchr0_040, whole genome shotgun sequence genome harbors these coding sequences:
- the LOC130465036 gene encoding stress response protein NST1-like, whose protein sequence is MDVRDEIDMNKLQNPPKSKKTGRSSEEQKIGNAKQLDMKETGKYEIEKEIEAEKQIDTFQEQPQRLILKFKRRPTKSQPEVQKVLSEGDGKACTTSETEVQKPLSEGDKKSSSKSQPEVQKTSRGNNLLKQLLAKSIKQNNKKKAAQMVAAAAAAAMASKEADKRIDTAAVAAQIEAEKMAPAADAEDKRVAQEKASAAEKEAKRVAEEKASAADAEVKKLDEEKASAADAQREAELKEAENKRIEANKKKEEEDKAEAMKKDLEERKKEYEEKMSQLMAKNNKELIEEAKRKEAERKKREDERKKKEDDDATKAIAMVVENVNASESEAQTIGGKGTKRGKKTTATKKNTILSITMDEELQKKLHNISDSYNPRRSTRSMVKVQQNVGAEVVSKEEFEGKGNYLHCSILFQ, encoded by the exons atggaTGTTCGTGACGAAATTGAcatgaacaagcttcaaaatccACCGAAAAGCAAAAA GACTGGAAGATCTAGTGAAGAGCAAAAAATCGGGAATGCAAAGCAACTAGACATGAAGGA AACTGGAAAATACGAAATTGAGAAGGAAATTGAAGCTGAAAAGCAAATAGACACATTCCA AGAACAACCACAAAGGTTAATACTCAAATTTAAGCGAAGACCAACTAAATCCCAGCCAGAGGTTCAGAAAGTATTAAG TGAAGGAGATGGGAAGGCATGTACAACTTCTGAGACAGAAGTTCAAAAACCATTGAG TGAAGGAGATAAGAAATCTTCGTCAAAATCACAGCCTGAAGTTCAAAAAACATCAAG GGGCAACAACTTACTGAAACAACTTTTAGCAAAGAGCATAAAGcagaacaacaaaaaaaaggcTGCACAAATGGTAGCtgcagctgctgctgctgcaaTGGCCAGCAAAGAAGCTGACAAAAGGATAGATACAGCTGCCGTTGCAGCACAAATAGAAGCTGAGAAAATGGCACCTGCAGCTGATGCAGAAGACAAAAGAGTCGCTCAGGAAAAGGCGTCTGCAGCTGAGAAAGAAGCCAAAAGAGTGGCTGAGGAAAAGGCATCTGCAGCTGATGCAGAAGTGAAAAAACTGGATGAGGAGAAGGCATCTGCAGCTGATGCCCAAAGAGAAGCTGAGCTGAAAGAAGCTGAAAACAAGAGGATCGAGGCTAataagaagaaggaagaagaagataaaGCTGAAGCAATGAAGAAGGATTTAgaggaaagaaagaaagaatatGAAGAAAAAATGAGCCAGCTTATGGCTAAAAACAACAAAGAGTTGATAGAGGAAGCGAAAAGGAAAGAAGCtgagagaaagaaaagagaagatgagagaaagaaaaaagaagacgaTGATGCCACAAAAGCAATTGCCATGGTGGTTGAAAATGTAAATGCTTCAGAGAGTGAAGCTCAAACCATTGGTGGTAAAGGCACAAAAAGAGGAAAGAAGACAACAGCTACCAAGAAGAACACCATTCTAAGTATTACTATGGATGAAGAACTACAAAAGAAGTTGCACAACATATCAGATTCATACAATCCGAGAAGAAGTACAAGATCAATGGTGAAAGTGCAACAAAATGTTGGTGCTGAAGTAGTTAGCAAAGAAGAATTTGAAGGCAAAGGTAACTATTTACATTGTTCAATCTTATTTCAATAA
- the LOC130465037 gene encoding uncharacterized protein, producing the protein MITKEVPAKKKPKKSIAVYKEKVAEEEEEKTGVRGGHGKFISFISMMNEQKKEAVWNIGLGALLDFQLPTSSQQFVTWLCNNFEENSQYLYLPKNEKILIEFEDVKKIYGLPSGEVDIVEAKSDKASEEFSAFMASWKKIFGNKVPSVQKILKYYSQEDQIEAGPDANFITSFLVVTVNTLIKSTLSNQAYFKFLFSMMNHEQIRNLNWCKYVWEALLSTTAQYKKNLKQKDKATFFTGPLPLLTIFYFDRVQRMNFFPPRRIPLVSCWTKEIGHKRNKLEESGFGLGKEFMDEFVGIIQAVGDNLSKLSDSLKKAQEFFPGNELVSKVEEFLSKMAKEPSLSQDEWSDDFIKALLEKEKELLDAIELEKNKAKKDKQRYEYDIKNAFDLGLSPSPIIDDDKLKREKAGTSTSTPNLSLEEIDESLASAMLNLKQRREEEKKENEIAKAKKMMQAESEVSEPASEKPKTTVEEIVVQEEKIVSSDEATVEPELHEPAPEVRNEEVSAPQVIEKKVTPDGVEEQPAKNKKNESAEPQVLENTVAQQMVEEPAEPHTPTQSQVQQPVEAELSVGAEQSSLPSPKTPLNEVSISTLISSTKTDLKLDEIFEDKGEKEDEGEGNEKGDKGKRPQRIHKLPAAFSSPYLVKYRDLFKNLDTMHQSLADYVLSGQDNIEVLYFDGYNYINREDMKTLVDEAEVVDCVIDSWSKYLNAKGHKDKLFLSTVPYHIMCTNKVCPAGSSYEKRLEDFNRRVNEELVNYNFKNIHQFKQIFIPVLAAKHFYLLVINHYNATVDVIDNRPLPRNVKFEDKYEGHPEVVLDAFAKYMGTFGYEVEPMQKYEMNLVKMKWRSMKDYTNCGVYVMKHMETYTGDPEHEWICDLKANDTNQIRKLRVTFCGLLMLSKQNEMHESNINEAWRS; encoded by the exons ATGATTACCAAAGAAGTTCCTGCAAAAAAGAAACCAAAGAAATCAATTGCTGTTTACAAGGAAAAAGTagcagaagaagaggaagaaaaaaCTGGAGTTAGAGGAGGACATGGAAAATTCATCAGTTTCATTTCCATGATGAATGAACAGAAGAAGGAGGCCGTTTGGAATATCGGTCTAGGAGCATTGCTAGATTTCCAGCTACCTACTTCATCCCAACAATTTGTTACATGGCTATGTAACAACTTTGAGGAAAACAGCCAATATCTTTATCTGCCGAAGAATGAGAAAATCCTGATAGAATTTGAGGACGTGAAAAAGATATATGGCCTTCCTAGCGGTGAAGTAGACATAGTTGAGGCAAAGTCTGACAAGGCTAGTGAAGAGTTTTCTGCATTCATGGCAAG TTGGAAAAAGATCTTTGGGAATAAGGTCCCATCAGTTCAGAAAATTTTAAAGTACTACAGTCAAGAAGACCAAATTGAGGCTGGACCGGATGCAAATTTCATTACAAGCTTCTTGGTGGTCACTGTCAACACGTTGATCAAGAGCACGTTGTCAAACCAAGCATACTTCAAATTTTTGTtctcaatgatgaatcatgagCAGATCCGGAACTTGAATTGGTGCAAGTATGTGTGGGAGGCACTGCTCTCAACTACTGCACAGTATAAGAAAAACCTGAAACAAAAGGACAAAGCAACATTTTTCACAGGACCATTGCCGTTATTGACG ATTTTCTATTTTGACAGAGTTCAAAGAATGAACTTTTTTCCTCCAAGACGAATTCCACTTGTGTCCTGCTGGACAAAGGAAATAGGACACAAACGGAATAAATTGGAGGAAAGTGGCTTTGGATTGGGGAAG GAGTTTATGGATGAGTTTGTCGGTATAATTCAAGCTGTTGGTGACAATTTGTCAAAGCTTTCTGATTCACTGAAGAAGGCGCAAGAATTCTTCCCAGGAAATGAGTTGGTATCTAAAGTGGAAGAGTTCTTGTCAAAAATGGCAAAAGAACCATCATTAAGCCAAGATGAGTGGTCTGATGACTTCATTAAGGCTCTgttggaaaaagaaaaagagttgTTGGATGCAATTGAGCtggagaaaaacaaagcaaaaaaggATAAGCAGAGATATGAGTATGATATCAAGAATGCATTCGACTTGGGACTTTCACCATCACCGATAATAGATGATGACAAGTTGAAACGTGAGAAAGCTGGTACATCCACCTCTACGCCAAATTTGTCACTTGAAGAAATAGATGAATCTTTGGCTTCTGCTATGCTGAATCTAAAACAAAGAAGGGaggaagagaaaaaagaaaatgaaattgcAAAAGCTAAGAAAATGATGCAAGCAGAATCAGAAGTGAGTGAACCAGCTTCAGAAAAACCAAAAACAACAGTGGAGGAGATTGTTGTACAAGAAGAGAAGATTGTGAGCTCGGATGAAGCTACAGTGGAGCCTGAGTTGCAT GAGCCTGCACCAGAAGTGAGAAATGAAGAGGTTTCTGCACCACAAGTGATTGAGAAGAAGGTTACACCAGATGGGGTCGAGGAGCAGCCtgcaaaaaataagaaaaatgaaagtgCTGAACCACAAGTGCTTGAGAACACGGTTGCACAACAAATGGTTGAGGAGCCAGCAGAACCTCATACTCCTACACAGTCGCAGGTGCAACAACCAGTGGAAGCTGAACTATCTGTTGGTGCAGAACAATCTTCTCTTCCTTCACCAAAAACTCCATTGAATGAAGTCTCAATATCAACATTAATTTCAAGCACAAAAACAGATTTGAAATTGGACGAAATTTTTGAAGACAAAGGAGAAAAAGAAGATGAAGGAGAAGG AAATGAGAAAGGTGACAAAGGAAAAAGACCTCAAAGGATTCACAAACTACCGGCTGCCTTCTCTTCTCCATATTTGGTCAAGTATCGAGACTTGTTCAAAAATCTGGACACAATGCATCAAAGCCTAGCAGATTATGTCTTAAGTGGTCAGGACAAcat TGAGGTTCTTTATTTTGATGGATACAACTACATCAATAGAGAGGACATGAAAACACTGGTTGATGAAGCGGAAGTGGTTGACTGTGTGATTGATTCATGGTCAAAGTATCTAAATGCAAAGGGCCATAAAGATAAACTCTTCCTTTCAACAGTTCCATAT CATATTATGTGCACAAACAAGGTGTGTCCAGCAGGATCCTCCTACGAAAAAAGGCTTGAGGATTTTAACAGAAGGGTTAACGAAGAACTGGTTAACTATAATTTCAAAAACATTCATCAATTTAAACAG ATATTCATCCCTGTTCTTGCTGCAAAACACTTCTATCTCCTAGTCATCAACCATTACAATGCAACTGTGGATGTAATTGACAACAGGCCTCTACCAAGAAATGTAAAATTTGAGGATAAATATGAGGGACACCCAGAAGTTGTG TTGGATGCTTTTGCAAAATATATGGGCACATTTGGATATGAGGTAGAACCAATGCAaaagtatgaaatgaatttggtCAAGATGAAATGGAGAAGCATGAAAGACTATACAAACTGCGGTGTGTATGTCATGAAGCACATGGAGACCTATACTGGTGATCCAGAACATGAATGGATATGTGACTTGAAGGCAAATGAT ACAAATCAAATAAGGAAGCTTCGTGTCACTTTCTGTGGTCTCCTAATGCTTTCAAAGCAAAATGAAATGCATGAGTCAAACATAAATGAAGCATGGAGgagttaa